In Glycine max cultivar Williams 82 chromosome 7, Glycine_max_v4.0, whole genome shotgun sequence, a single window of DNA contains:
- the LOC100775519 gene encoding ferredoxin--nitrite reductase, chloroplastic isoform X1, whose translation MSSSFSVRFLAPPSSCFPSSRPKTWLCAATTPTVAPATASSEVEASRLEPRVEERDGFWVLKEEYRGGISPQEKVKLEKDPMKLFMEGGIEDLAKMSLEEIESSKHTKDDIDVRLKWLGLFHRRKQHYGRFMMRLKLPNGVTTSAQTRYLASVIRKYGKDGCADVTTRQNWQIRGVVLPDVPEILKGLDEVGLTSLQSGMDNVRNPVGNPLAGIDPDEIVDTRPYNNLLSQFITANSRGNPAMSNLPRKWNVCVVGSHDLFEHPHINDLAYMPANKDGRFGFNLLVGGFFSAKRCAEAIPLDAWVSADDVIPLCKAVLEAYRDLGFRGNRQKTRMMWLIDELHGLFPLSLSVSAWQVSDKSVWQMKGIEVFRSEVEKRMPGKQLERASEEELVKKKWERRDYLGVHPQKQDGLSYVGIHIPVGRVQADDMDELARLVDKYGTGELRLTVEQNIIIPNVDSNKIDALLNEPLLKERFSPEPSLLMKTLVACTGNQFCGQAIIETKERALKVTEEVERQVAVTRPVRMHWTGCPNTCGQVQVADIGFMGCMARDENGKATEGVDIFLGGRIGSDSHLAEVYKKGVPCKNLVPIVVDILVKHFGAVQRNREEGED comes from the exons ATGTCTTCTTCATTCTCTGTTCGTTTTCTTGCTCCTCCATCATCATGCTTCCCCAGCTCTCGGCCCAAGACATGGCTCTGCGCCGCCACCACCCCAACGGTGGCTCCGGCAACTGCCTCCTCGGAGGTGGAGGCTTCAAGGTTGGAGCCTAGAGTGGAGGAGAGAGATGGGTTCTGGGTTTTGAAGGAAGAGTACAGGGGAGGCATCAGCCCTCAGGAAAAAGTGAAGCTTGAGAAAGACCCCATGAAGCTCTTTATGGAAGGTGGGATTGAGGACTTGGCTAAGATGTCCCTTGAGGAAATTGAGAGCTCCAAGCACACCAAGGATGATATTGATGTTAGACTCAAGTGGCTTGGCCTTTTTCATAGGAGAAAGCAGCATT ATGGTAGATTTATGATGAGGCTGAAGCTTCCAAATGGGGTGACAACAAGTGCCCAAACACGATATTTGGCTAGTGTGATCAGGAAGTACGGAAAAGATGGGTGTGCTGATGTAACAACGAGGCAGAATTGGCAAATTCGTGGTGTGGTGCTACCTGATGTGCCAGAAATTCTCAAGGGCCTCGATGAGGTTGGATTGACTAGTCTTCAGAGTGGAATGGACAATGTGAGAAACCCTGTTGGTAACCCTCTTGCAGGCATTGACCCAGATGAGATTGTTGATACACGACCTTACAACAACTTGTTATCTCAATTCATCACTGCCAATTCACGCGGCAACCCAGCCATGTCAAACTT GCCTAGGAAGTGGAATGTGTGCGTGGTTGGATCCCATGATCTGTTTGAGCATCCCCACATTAATGATCTGGCTTACATGCCTGCAAACAAGGATGGGCGTTTTGGATTCAACTTACTTGTTGGTGGTTTCTTCAGTGCCAAGAGATGTGCTGAAGCAATTCCACTTGATGCATGGGTCTCCGCAGATGATGTAATCCCACTATGTAAAGCTGTCCTTGAGGCCTATAGGGACCTTGGCTTCAGAGGGAACAGACAGAAAACAAGAATGATGTGGTTGATTGACGAATTG CATGGTCTATTTCCACTGTCATTAAGTGTATCTGCTTGGCAAGTAAGTGATAAAAGTGTTTGGCAAATGAAGGGGATAGAAGTATTCAGGTCAGAGGTGGAAAAAAGAATGCCAGGGAAGCAGCTGGAGAGAGCATCTGAGGAAGAACTGGTTAAGAAAAAATGGGAAAGAAGAGACTACTTAGGTGTTCATCCACAGAAACAAGATGGCCTAAGCTATGTAGGGATTCACATTCCAGTTGGTAGAGTTCAAGCAGATGATATGGATGAGTTGGCGCGATTGGTGGACAAATATGGAACTGGAGAGCTCAGGCTCACAGTGGAGCAAAACATAATAATCCCAAATGTGGATAGCAACAAAATTGATGCCTTGCTCAATGAGCCTCTCTTGAAGGAGAGATTCTCACCTGAACCTTCTCTATTGATGAAGACACTGGTGGCATGCACTGGCAACCAGTTTTGTGGGCAAGCCATAATTGAGACAAAGGAAAGAGCATTGAAAGTGACTGAGGAAGTGGAGAGGCAAGTGGCTGTGACTAGGCCTGTGAGAATGCATTGGACTGGCTGCCCCAACACTTGTGGCCAGGTGCAAGTTGCTGACATTGGTTTCATGGGGTGCATGGCTAGGGATGAGAATGGTAAGGCCACTGAAGGTGTGGATATTTTCCTGGGAGGGAGAATTGGAAGTGATTCACATCTAGCTGAGGTGTATAAGAAGGGTGTGCCTTGCAAGAACTTGGTGCCTATTGTGGTAGACATACTAGTAAAGCATTTTGGTGCTGTCCAAAGGAATAGAGAGGAAGGGGAAGATTAA
- the LOC100775519 gene encoding ferredoxin--nitrite reductase, chloroplastic isoform X2 translates to MSSSFSVRFLAPPSSCFPSSRPKTWLCAATTPTVAPATASSEVEASRLEPRVEERDGFWVLKEEYRGGISPQEKVKLEKDPMKLFMEGGIEDLAKMSLEEIESSKHTKDDIDVRLKWLGLFHRRKQHYGRFMMRLKLPNGVTTSAQTRYLASVIRKYGKDGCADVTTRQNWQIRGVVLPDVPEILKGLDEVGLTSLQSGMDNVRNPVGNPLAGIDPDEIVDTRPYNNLLSQFITANSRGNPAMSNLPRKWNVCVVGSHDLFEHPHINDLAYMPANKDGRFGFNLLVGGFFSAKRCAEAIPLDAWVSADDVIPLCKAVLEAYRDLGFRGNRQKTRMMWLIDELGIEVFRSEVEKRMPGKQLERASEEELVKKKWERRDYLGVHPQKQDGLSYVGIHIPVGRVQADDMDELARLVDKYGTGELRLTVEQNIIIPNVDSNKIDALLNEPLLKERFSPEPSLLMKTLVACTGNQFCGQAIIETKERALKVTEEVERQVAVTRPVRMHWTGCPNTCGQVQVADIGFMGCMARDENGKATEGVDIFLGGRIGSDSHLAEVYKKGVPCKNLVPIVVDILVKHFGAVQRNREEGED, encoded by the exons ATGTCTTCTTCATTCTCTGTTCGTTTTCTTGCTCCTCCATCATCATGCTTCCCCAGCTCTCGGCCCAAGACATGGCTCTGCGCCGCCACCACCCCAACGGTGGCTCCGGCAACTGCCTCCTCGGAGGTGGAGGCTTCAAGGTTGGAGCCTAGAGTGGAGGAGAGAGATGGGTTCTGGGTTTTGAAGGAAGAGTACAGGGGAGGCATCAGCCCTCAGGAAAAAGTGAAGCTTGAGAAAGACCCCATGAAGCTCTTTATGGAAGGTGGGATTGAGGACTTGGCTAAGATGTCCCTTGAGGAAATTGAGAGCTCCAAGCACACCAAGGATGATATTGATGTTAGACTCAAGTGGCTTGGCCTTTTTCATAGGAGAAAGCAGCATT ATGGTAGATTTATGATGAGGCTGAAGCTTCCAAATGGGGTGACAACAAGTGCCCAAACACGATATTTGGCTAGTGTGATCAGGAAGTACGGAAAAGATGGGTGTGCTGATGTAACAACGAGGCAGAATTGGCAAATTCGTGGTGTGGTGCTACCTGATGTGCCAGAAATTCTCAAGGGCCTCGATGAGGTTGGATTGACTAGTCTTCAGAGTGGAATGGACAATGTGAGAAACCCTGTTGGTAACCCTCTTGCAGGCATTGACCCAGATGAGATTGTTGATACACGACCTTACAACAACTTGTTATCTCAATTCATCACTGCCAATTCACGCGGCAACCCAGCCATGTCAAACTT GCCTAGGAAGTGGAATGTGTGCGTGGTTGGATCCCATGATCTGTTTGAGCATCCCCACATTAATGATCTGGCTTACATGCCTGCAAACAAGGATGGGCGTTTTGGATTCAACTTACTTGTTGGTGGTTTCTTCAGTGCCAAGAGATGTGCTGAAGCAATTCCACTTGATGCATGGGTCTCCGCAGATGATGTAATCCCACTATGTAAAGCTGTCCTTGAGGCCTATAGGGACCTTGGCTTCAGAGGGAACAGACAGAAAACAAGAATGATGTGGTTGATTGACGAATTG GGGATAGAAGTATTCAGGTCAGAGGTGGAAAAAAGAATGCCAGGGAAGCAGCTGGAGAGAGCATCTGAGGAAGAACTGGTTAAGAAAAAATGGGAAAGAAGAGACTACTTAGGTGTTCATCCACAGAAACAAGATGGCCTAAGCTATGTAGGGATTCACATTCCAGTTGGTAGAGTTCAAGCAGATGATATGGATGAGTTGGCGCGATTGGTGGACAAATATGGAACTGGAGAGCTCAGGCTCACAGTGGAGCAAAACATAATAATCCCAAATGTGGATAGCAACAAAATTGATGCCTTGCTCAATGAGCCTCTCTTGAAGGAGAGATTCTCACCTGAACCTTCTCTATTGATGAAGACACTGGTGGCATGCACTGGCAACCAGTTTTGTGGGCAAGCCATAATTGAGACAAAGGAAAGAGCATTGAAAGTGACTGAGGAAGTGGAGAGGCAAGTGGCTGTGACTAGGCCTGTGAGAATGCATTGGACTGGCTGCCCCAACACTTGTGGCCAGGTGCAAGTTGCTGACATTGGTTTCATGGGGTGCATGGCTAGGGATGAGAATGGTAAGGCCACTGAAGGTGTGGATATTTTCCTGGGAGGGAGAATTGGAAGTGATTCACATCTAGCTGAGGTGTATAAGAAGGGTGTGCCTTGCAAGAACTTGGTGCCTATTGTGGTAGACATACTAGTAAAGCATTTTGGTGCTGTCCAAAGGAATAGAGAGGAAGGGGAAGATTAA